One Neodiprion pinetum isolate iyNeoPine1 chromosome 1, iyNeoPine1.2, whole genome shotgun sequence genomic window carries:
- the LOC124217506 gene encoding facilitated trehalose transporter Tret1-like isoform X1, giving the protein MSLFDPENHSTPSPTAEKLIQYLATLSATLAAVTAGNYLGWSSPALPLYNQKDTLTLVDDEQSWVGSLLPLGALVGAIPAGWIADKVGRKKAILMIGVPYLICWFIIGFAPSPLWLFVARFFAGAAIGATTVVVPLYVSEIAEPAIRGTLGALFQLQITIGISLGYLTGLIKNLKWIAVTSALTPAALLLVFLFMPETPVWLIGQDRRDDAERAMERLRGKSYPFQQELAQLESNRKSQRMQKANFAELKNHKRAVLISFGLMILQQLSGINAVIFYAEELFKVEGSALSPTACTGIMGVAQVFATCVSMLLIDKAGRRILLMTSSSVMGLCLIAVALHFYFQSGVQSTGIPWAPLIFLTIYVIMFAIGFGPVPWIMVNEVSPTNVVGTIGSAAAMLNWSLAFAVTKIFINMKLVIGLPLSFGMFALICLTGTIFIAAIIPETKGKTREEIQMKLHRIRKMETKNDTVANDQTTL; this is encoded by the exons atgtctttgtTTGATCCGGAAAATCACTCAACCCCGTCACCGACGGCTGAAAAGTTGATACAGTACCTTGCGACGCTCTCAG CTACCCTGGCCGCGGTGACTGCTGGTAATTATCTCGGCTGGTCATCCCCAGCTCTCCCACTCTACAATCAAAAGGATACGCTAACCTTGGTCGATGACGAACAGTCATGGGTCGGATCCTTGCTCCCGCTGGGAGCTCTCGTGGGTGCCATTCCCGCTGGATGGATAGCCGATAAAGTAGGACGAAAAAAGGCCATACTGATGATTGGCGTTCCTTATTTGATTTGCTGGTTCATCATAGGATTTGCACCAAGCCCTTTATg GTTGTTCGTGGCTCGATTTTTTGCTGGAGCTGCAATCGGGGCAACGACAGTCGTGGTTCCGTTGTACGTGTCCGAAATTGCGGAGCCAGCCATTCGAGGTACTCTTGGTGCGTTGTTCCAGCTCCAGATCACGATTGGCATTTCGCTGGGATATTTGACAG gtttgataaaaaatttgaaatggaTCGCCGTCACCTCAGCTCTTACACCGGCGGCTCTGCTGCTGGTTTTTCTCTTCATGCCGGAAACGCCGGTGTGGTTGATCGGCCAAGACCGTCGAGATGACGCGGAGAGAGCCATGGAGCGACTTAGGGGCAAAAGTTACCCCTTTCAGCAGGAGCTTGCGCAGCTCGAGAGCAATAGAAAGTCTCAGAGGATGCAGAAGGCTAACTTTGCAGAGTTGAAGAATCACAAAAGGGCCGTGCTGATATCCTTCG GACTTATGATTCTCCAACAACTGTCTGGAATAAATGCCGTAATCTTTTACGCCGAGGAACTTTTCAAGGTCGAAGGGTCGGCTCTTAGCCCAACGGCTTGCACGGGCATCATGGGTGTCGCCCAGGTCTTCGCAACCTGCGTATCCATGCTGCTGATCGACAAAGCCGGCCGAAGAATTCTTCTCATGACCAGTTCCAGCGTCATGGGTCTTTGTCTTATTGCCGTCGCCCTGCATTTCTATTTTCAG TCTGGAGTACAATCGACCGGCATCCCATGGGCGCCTCTGATATTCTTAACGATCTACGTAATCATGTTCGCCATCGGATTTGGACCAGTGCCTTGGATCATGGTGAACGAAGTGTCGCCGACAAACGTCGTGGGCACAATCGGTTCCGCGGCAGCGATGTTGAATTGGTCGCTGGCCTTCGCGGTGACAAAGATTTTCATCAACATGAAACTCGTCATTGGCTTGCCGCTGTCATTCGGCATGTTCGCATTGATATGCTTAACCGGTACTATTTTCATCGCGGCTATCATACCCGAAACAAAGGGCAAGACCAGGGAGGAAATTCAGATGAAATTGCACAGGATCAGGAAGATGGAAACGAAAAACGACACCGTCGCTAACGACCAAACTACGCTGTGA
- the LOC124217506 gene encoding facilitated trehalose transporter Tret1-like isoform X2 has protein sequence MIGVPYLICWFIIGFAPSPLWLFVARFFAGAAIGATTVVVPLYVSEIAEPAIRGTLGALFQLQITIGISLGYLTGLIKNLKWIAVTSALTPAALLLVFLFMPETPVWLIGQDRRDDAERAMERLRGKSYPFQQELAQLESNRKSQRMQKANFAELKNHKRAVLISFGLMILQQLSGINAVIFYAEELFKVEGSALSPTACTGIMGVAQVFATCVSMLLIDKAGRRILLMTSSSVMGLCLIAVALHFYFQSGVQSTGIPWAPLIFLTIYVIMFAIGFGPVPWIMVNEVSPTNVVGTIGSAAAMLNWSLAFAVTKIFINMKLVIGLPLSFGMFALICLTGTIFIAAIIPETKGKTREEIQMKLHRIRKMETKNDTVANDQTTL, from the exons ATGATTGGCGTTCCTTATTTGATTTGCTGGTTCATCATAGGATTTGCACCAAGCCCTTTATg GTTGTTCGTGGCTCGATTTTTTGCTGGAGCTGCAATCGGGGCAACGACAGTCGTGGTTCCGTTGTACGTGTCCGAAATTGCGGAGCCAGCCATTCGAGGTACTCTTGGTGCGTTGTTCCAGCTCCAGATCACGATTGGCATTTCGCTGGGATATTTGACAG gtttgataaaaaatttgaaatggaTCGCCGTCACCTCAGCTCTTACACCGGCGGCTCTGCTGCTGGTTTTTCTCTTCATGCCGGAAACGCCGGTGTGGTTGATCGGCCAAGACCGTCGAGATGACGCGGAGAGAGCCATGGAGCGACTTAGGGGCAAAAGTTACCCCTTTCAGCAGGAGCTTGCGCAGCTCGAGAGCAATAGAAAGTCTCAGAGGATGCAGAAGGCTAACTTTGCAGAGTTGAAGAATCACAAAAGGGCCGTGCTGATATCCTTCG GACTTATGATTCTCCAACAACTGTCTGGAATAAATGCCGTAATCTTTTACGCCGAGGAACTTTTCAAGGTCGAAGGGTCGGCTCTTAGCCCAACGGCTTGCACGGGCATCATGGGTGTCGCCCAGGTCTTCGCAACCTGCGTATCCATGCTGCTGATCGACAAAGCCGGCCGAAGAATTCTTCTCATGACCAGTTCCAGCGTCATGGGTCTTTGTCTTATTGCCGTCGCCCTGCATTTCTATTTTCAG TCTGGAGTACAATCGACCGGCATCCCATGGGCGCCTCTGATATTCTTAACGATCTACGTAATCATGTTCGCCATCGGATTTGGACCAGTGCCTTGGATCATGGTGAACGAAGTGTCGCCGACAAACGTCGTGGGCACAATCGGTTCCGCGGCAGCGATGTTGAATTGGTCGCTGGCCTTCGCGGTGACAAAGATTTTCATCAACATGAAACTCGTCATTGGCTTGCCGCTGTCATTCGGCATGTTCGCATTGATATGCTTAACCGGTACTATTTTCATCGCGGCTATCATACCCGAAACAAAGGGCAAGACCAGGGAGGAAATTCAGATGAAATTGCACAGGATCAGGAAGATGGAAACGAAAAACGACACCGTCGCTAACGACCAAACTACGCTGTGA
- the LOC124217400 gene encoding facilitated trehalose transporter Tret1-like has protein sequence MTSSIPDDISPPMPTSKKSTQYLAAVSSTLAAVTAANYIGWSSPALPLYNQKDTLALSNDEKSWVGSLLALGALLGAIPAGWVADKFGRKKSILMIGVPCLLFWFMIGFAPSTLWLFVARFLSGVANGATTVIVPMYVSEIAEPATRGTIGSLFELQMAIGLSLGWLTGLIGNLKWIAMTSATIPAALLLSFIFMPETPVWLIGQNRRKDAERAMERLRGRDFPFQQELAQLEFNKESQSKQRAGFSELKNHKRAVLISFGLTALQQLSGINAVVFYAEELFVAKESVLTPTVCAAIMGVAQVLATVVSTVLADKAGRRILLMISTVVMGVCLIVVAVHFHFQAGVQTNGIPWVPLIFFTIYISMYAIGCGPVPWIMVNEVSPTNVVGTISAAAAMINWSLTFVVTKVFINLQFTIGLPLTFGMFALLCMIGTIFVAVVVPETKGKTKEEIQLQLHKIKKAPMDVAPMEIYTITTEQTRL, from the exons ATGACCTCATCAATTCCGGATGATATTTCACCACCGATGCCTACGAGTAAAAAGTCGACGCAGTACCTTGCAGCCGTTTCAT CTACCCTGGCCGCCGTGACTGCTGCCAACTATATCGGCTGGTCATCCCCGGCACTTCCGCTCTACAATCAAAAGGATACTCTAGCTTTGAGCAACGACGAGAAGTCATGGGTCGGATCCTTGCTCGCGCTGGGTGCTCTTTTGGGTGCGATTCCTGCGGGATGGGTAGCCGACAAATTTGGAAGGAAGAAATCCATACTGATGATCGGTGTACCTTGTTTGCTTTTCTGGTTCATGATTGGATTTGCACCAAGCACGTTGTG GTTGTTCGTGGCTCGATTTTTGAGCGGAGTTGCAAACGGGGCAACGACAGTCATCGTTCCGATGTACGTTTCCGAAATCGCGGAGCCGGCTACTCGAGGTACGATTGGCTCGCTTTTCGAGCTCCAGATGGCGATTGGTCTTTCGCTGGGGTGGTTGACAG GTTTGATCGGGAATCTCAAATGGATAGCCATGACCTCAGCCACTATACCGGCCGCCCTGCTGCTGAGCTTCATCTTTATGCCGGAAACCCCGGTGTGGTTGATCGGCCAAAATCGTCGAAAGGACGCCGAGAGAGCGATGGAGAGACTCAGAGGTAGAGATTTCCCGTTTCAGCAGGAGCTTGCGCAGCTCGAGTTCAACAAAGAATCCCAGAGCAAGCAGAGGGCAGGATTTTCGGAGCTAAAGAATCACAAAAGGGCTGTCCTAATCTCCTTCG GACTTACGGCTCTCCAACAACTGTCCGGAATAAATGCGGTTGTTTTCTACGCCGAGGAGCTTTTCGTTGCCAAAGAATCGGTCCTCACCCCGACAGTCTGCGCTGCCATTATGGGCGTCGCTCAGGTTCTTGCGACAGTCGTATCAACGGTGCTGGCCGACAAAGCTGGCCGGAGAATCCTCCTCATGATCAGTACGGTCGTCATGGGTGTCTGCCTCATCGTCGTGGCAGTACATTTCCATTTTCAG GCTGGAGTACAAACGAACGGTATTCCATGGGTGCCTCTGATATTCTTCACAATCTACATAAGCATGTACGCAATTGGATGTGGACCAGTACCTTGGATCATGGTGAACGAAGTGTCGCCGACGAACGTCGTGGGTACGATCAGTGCGGCAGCGGCGATGATCAATTGGTCGCTGACCTTCGTGGTTACCAAGGTTTTCATCAATCTACAGTTCACTATCGGTCTGCCCTTGACGTTCGGTATGTTCGCCTTGTTGTGCATGATCGGTACGATATTCGTCGCGGTCGTCGTACCGGAGACGAAGGGCAAGACGAAGGAGGAAATCCAGCTCCAACTTCACAAGATCAAGAAAGCACCGATGGATGTCGCACCGATGGAAATCTATACTATCACTACCGAGCAGACTAGGCTGTGA
- the CPR16 gene encoding cuticular protein 16, which yields MIAVTILLVLIGCCAGTPLTAVWLSPIAPVGSLGQYETRDGLGSYHYAYAGPHHSKVETRLGGTTQGGYSYIDANGILQTVAYTADAQNGFRVQASNLPQQAKEELRPVEDTPEVAAAKQSHLEELRRADQQSGSVAPPAFMDYLNPAAQDPDNKLDAERPDLNENGFVHSKTQAEQISQGIPALGEKPEVVPSNQPLLQDAHRVQGFAALPGVPHYVFPVVPYRLMHSSLRHIQDSLGQYDYTYAGDTSAKTESRSLDGTTRGAYSYIDANGLLQQVHYIADHNGFRVAATNLPEAK from the exons ATGATAGCT GTTACTATCCTGCTCGTCCTGATCGGCTGCTGCGCCGGCACCCCGCTGACAGCAGTTTGGCTGAGTCCAATCGCACCTGTGGGATCCCTGGGACAATATGAGACTCGCGACGGTTTGGGCAGCTATCACTACGCTTACGCGGGGCCTCATCATTCCAAGGTGGAAACTCGTCTAGGCGGAACGACTCAGGGAG GCTACTCCTACATAGACGCGAACGGTATCCTGCAGACTGTCGCCTACACAGCGGATGCTCAGAACGGGTTCCGAGTGCAGGCCAGCAACCTTCCGCAACAGGCGAAAGAGGAACTGAGGCCAGTGGAGGACACGCCGGAAGTGGCAGCGGCGAAACAGTCGCATCTCGAGGAGTTGCGGAGGGCCGATCAGCAGAGCGGAAGCGTCGCTCCCCCGGCATTCATGGACTATCTGAACCCGGCGGCGCAAGATCCGGACAACAAGTTAGACGCGGAGAGACCGGATCTGAACGAAAACGGTTTCGTACATTCGAAAACGCAGGCGGAGCAAATTTCCCAAGGCATTCCAGCGCTCGGTGAAAAACCGGAAGTCGTCCCGTCGAACCAACCGCTTCTGCAGGACGCTCATCGCGTCCAAGGGTTCGCCGCGTTACCCGGCGTTCCGCACTACGTCTTTCCGGTCGTTCCCTACAGGCTGATGCACAGTTCGCTACGTCACATCCAGGACTCgctcggtcagtacgattACACCTATGCCGGCGATACCAGCGCCAAAACCGAGTCCAGAtccttggacggaacaacccGAGGCGCCTACAGCTACATCGATGCGAACGGACTTCTTCAGCAGGTCCACTACATCGCGGATCACAACGGGTTCAGAGTCGCCGCCACAAATTTGCCCGAGGCTAAATGA